Genomic DNA from Acipenser ruthenus chromosome 4, fAciRut3.2 maternal haplotype, whole genome shotgun sequence:
CCTTTTTAAGTGCATTTCATGATGTATTGAACAGTTGCTGTACATATTGTATTGGAACTAACAAGATATCTGAACAACAATtggtttactaaaaaaaaaaaaaaatgttttaggtaattcttaaacacatttttaacagagCAACAAAAAAAGCCATGAAAACCTGACATGATTTTTGGACATGGAAAGACAACTTTCAAGTTGATTTCATTATCTAAAGCACACACTTGTTATAttcatttataaaatggcttgggaATTTcctgcattctgattggctgctgacATCCCAATCCCATATGGTTAAAAGTGTGCAACCAGTGGCTCGGATCTCATTTCATTCAAGTCAGGAAAATCCCACATCCATATCCATACACCGCAATCTATTTTATATGCACAGTAACACGCTTGAAGGAATGGGTTGCACCTTGTGCCTCACAACGCATCAGATAAGTACAACCCAAGCCTTCTTGTTTGTTATAGTTTACATGGAAAATGGGTTAGGatgtacatttaaattaaatgtttcaattaaaaaaatgtatttaccttttttttttttaaatccccttTTCATAGTGCTGTGTGCCTTTGTATGGCCATTGTTGTCATCTCATGAGTTTGGTCAAAAATTGTACAGTAGGATCGAACCAGTTCTGCAGAAGCTGGATTTCGGCGTTGGAGATTTTCTCCAGAGGCTAAAAGAAAGACACGGTGGGTCTTTTACTTGGTTAAAGCTGAACTACATGTTTGTAATCTGCATCATTGATACATTGGaccatacataaataacaaaatggTGCAATCCATCCTGTTTCTGGTGCCCGGGAAGCAGCAGTTAGATTTCTGAAATGAGTGATTACTTTTATATTTGCTTATGACAACTGTAAACTATTTTTATTTCTTGACAATATGCTCTTAAACTGACTTCCAGTTATTACAAAGTATAACTGATTCCAGTGTTCTTGAGCGTCTCGTCCTAAATGACCAAATGGGAATAGGGCTTATTGTGAAATGAACATGAGCTAGGGGATACCATGAGTAGATTGCAACAGTCTCAGTTGAATCTTTGCTCATCGTCTTCTAGACAGAGAACCTGATTTAGACCCTTCAAAaactgtataatactgtataataGTGTATAATACTATATACTGCACACAAGAGAATTCCATAAACCATATTGtactatatctttttttttcttttagaaaaactAAATGTCAAAAGTACTGAAGGCAACAGTGAAGCTGAAATATCTGCCCTTTGTCCTAAGGTTTGTATTCTAaggaatttaaaatatattaacacaGCCAGATAAAACCGTTCCTTGTGAAACATCGGCCATTTATGCAGCTTTGTGTAGGGAAACACCTGACAAACCAAGCACTTCCTGTCTTACTTGTTTCAATATCTGTCAGATCTGCGGTCTTGCTCATCGTGACTGAACTTCCAACCTGGAAGTGGTGCTTCTGTAAATTACAGAGTACAGTTGTACAACAGATTAATAAGCCATGTGAGTGTCATCCCATTAAACAAAAATGTGCTTCATGTAACAAGTGTttctatttctatatttatttcttacaatCAAGGCTACACTTTCTGAGCACTTTGATAAATATATAGCGCCTGTAATCTTAGTGATGTTGGGCATTCTCTGTACCCCTAGTTCCTCCCTGCAACGTATTGATTACTGTTGCTTTTCATGCCTGCCTTCTTAACAGCAGGAGCTTTAGAATGGAACCTATGTAAATATTTCCTCTCCTCTGTATAGATGAACCCCTTGACCATGTGCAAGGAGCTCTCAGTATCTGACACAGAGGCATCTGAGGTGTCTTGGACTGACAATGGAACATTCAACCTGTCAGAGGGTCATACTCCTCAGACAGAAAATTCAGATGGTAAGTCatgtctacattttttaaattttgtattattattatctttataaTAACTGAATGAATCATTAGAAGGAGTTCACCCAAGCCAGTGCTAATGGAAATTTGTAAGCGCATCATTAATAAAATCCAAATGTGCTAAATATGTAAGTAAAAAATTTGAATTAaactttaaacagttttttttttaaccattgatGCTGTTCCCTAGCCTACTGTTCTCTGTCGACCAATGTCATTTGCCAAAACAGAAAGGACTTGCATTAAACCTTGATTTGTATTTAATCTGTTTATCTGTGATTCTTATGTGGATTACAGATCTTGACCGTCCAAGTGACCATGAAGAAATCTTCTGCAGTGGGCTCTCCGAGTTCCCATCTCTGGACAATGGAGCAGAAACGAATGGCGACGACGAAGACTTGAGCATTGGCCTCCCCACTCACCGCAGCCGAACCAAGAAACCAGACCGGCAGCACACAAGCAGCAGCGAGGGGCGATTCTCATTACCTCCGAGTGGCGATCGGACCCTTGATCTCGTCAATGCCATGGCAGGAGAGGTAATTGCTGCTGCGGTGTCTGCAGCCATTAGAGAACAGCTACTTCCCTCCCATTCCGAGACACCCCCTCAACCCACTGCACCGGCCATTGGCTCCAGCGAGGAAACGGATACTGAGGAGGCAGATGACTTTGAACTGCTGGACCAGTCTGAGCTGGAGCAGATTGAGAGCGAGCTGGGACTGGCACAAACAGAGGCAGAGACGAAAAAAGCAAATCCGTCAGGCTTTCTTTCCAATCTGCTCGGAGGCCATTGATCACATAAATGCAGGTGGGGCAGGGAGGGTTGGGAGGGAAAACATGAAGTGACCATGCATAACCCACAGAAGGATATCTAGAAATTAAGAAATACGCTTGGTATATATTTGTGTTACACAGGGCTGAATCATATTAGAAATTATTGTGATTTAGGAATGGTAAATGTATAGATTTAGGaatctgtgttttaaagaatggcATAAGTGTTTCAGACGATTTGGGAGTGTAATTAATGTTCCATCTGATGTCATTACATTTTGCATCTGACTATTTATGCCTTGTTAAAATAGCATGAATTTAAATAATGTCAAGTGTGGTTTCACAGGTTTAGTTACCAAATGGATGTTTGTTTACTTCTATTGCCAAATGTAAACATCATGGACTCTGTATCCATATAT
This window encodes:
- the LOC117400621 gene encoding reticulophagy regulator 1-like isoform X1, whose translation is MASIDMKETEKDTGDGEHGGLVAEPICTKAKSNAEMEDEKAEGTKESVSASWLHCDSSLLNHIVDALTWQRPLYSVLLFICTNSLFWFVALTSWRVYYLMALALLALLTVQMVKDFALSRKTGAQLWQSLSESWEVIDSRQESRPGVIQIVSESWMSCSLFFQEMSSFKQQNPGKFCLLACSLCTFFAVLGHCIPGVLISYFVLLCAFVWPLLSSHEFGQKLYSRIEPVLQKLDFGVGDFLQRLKERHEKLNVKSTEGNSEAEISALCPKMNPLTMCKELSVSDTEASEVSWTDNGTFNLSEGHTPQTENSDDLDRPSDHEEIFCSGLSEFPSLDNGAETNGDDEDLSIGLPTHRSRTKKPDRQHTSSSEGRFSLPPSGDRTLDLVNAMAGEVIAAAVSAAIREQLLPSHSETPPQPTAPAIGSSEETDTEEADDFELLDQSELEQIESELGLAQTEAETKKANPSGFLSNLLGGH
- the LOC117400621 gene encoding reticulophagy regulator 1-like isoform X2, which gives rise to MSDGEDIGEGVSWEVIDSRQESRPGVIQIVSESWMSCSLFFQEMSSFKQQNPGKFCLLACSLCTFFAVLGHCIPGVLISYFVLLCAFVWPLLSSHEFGQKLYSRIEPVLQKLDFGVGDFLQRLKERHEKLNVKSTEGNSEAEISALCPKMNPLTMCKELSVSDTEASEVSWTDNGTFNLSEGHTPQTENSDDLDRPSDHEEIFCSGLSEFPSLDNGAETNGDDEDLSIGLPTHRSRTKKPDRQHTSSSEGRFSLPPSGDRTLDLVNAMAGEVIAAAVSAAIREQLLPSHSETPPQPTAPAIGSSEETDTEEADDFELLDQSELEQIESELGLAQTEAETKKANPSGFLSNLLGGH